One stretch of Prionailurus viverrinus isolate Anna chromosome C1, UM_Priviv_1.0, whole genome shotgun sequence DNA includes these proteins:
- the LOC125171683 gene encoding basic proline-rich protein-like encodes PPSSPPPPPSSPPPSPPPSSPPLPPPPPSPPPPPSPPPPPSPLPPPFFSSSSFSSSSFSSSSPPPPSPPPPPSSPPPPPSPPPSSPPPPSSPPPPPSSPPPPPSPPPPPSSPPLPPPPSSPPPPPSPPPSPPPPPPSSLPPPPPSPPPSSPPLPPPPPSPLPPPSPPPPPSPPPPPPSPPPPPSSPPPSSPPPPSSPPPPPSPPPPPSPPPLPPPPPSPPPPPSPPPSPPPPSPPPPPSSPPPSSPPPPPPSPPPPPSSPPLPPPPSSPPPPPSSPPPPPSSSPPPPPPPPLPPPLPPPPPPLPPPPPSLPPPPPSLPPPSSPPPPSSPPLPPPPPSPLPHPSPPPLPPPSPPPPPSPPPPPPSPPPPPSPPPPPSSPPPSSPPPPSSPPPPPSPPPPPSPPPPSSPPPPPSSPPPSSPPPPPPSPPPPPSSPPLPPPPSPPPPPPSSPPPPPSSSPPPPPPPPLPPPLPPPLPPPPPPLPPPPLPPPPPPPLPPPPLPPPPLPPPPLPPPPLPPPPLPPPPLPPPLPPPPLPPPLPPPLPPSCDICFILQNLPPVTLHFFCIETLELQEESQAQARISSQRKGESELSATYTYKRRF; translated from the exons cctccttcttctcctcctcctcctccttcttctcctcctccttctcctcctccttcttctcctcctcttcctcctcctcctccttctcctcctcctcctccttctcctcctcctcctccttctcctcttcctcctcccttcttctcctcctcctccttctcctcctcctccttctcctcctcttctcctcctcctccttctcctcctcctcctccttcttctcctcctcctcctccttctcctcctccttcttctcctcctcctccttcttctcctcctcctcctccttcttctcctcctcctcctccttctcctcctcctcctccttcttctcctcctcttcctcctcctccttcttctcctcctcctcctccttctcctcctccttctcctcctcctcctcctccttcttctcttcctcctcctcctccttctcctcctccttcttctcctcctcttcctcctcctcctccttctcctcttcctcctccttctcctcctcctcctccttctcctcctcctcctcctccttctcctcctcctcctccttcttctcctcctccttcttctcctcctcctccttcttctcctcctcctcctccttctcctcctcctcctccttctcctcctcctcttcctcctcctcctccttctcctcctcctcctccttctcctcctccttctcctcctcctccttctcctcctcctcctccttcttctcctcctccttcttctcctcctcctcctcctccttctcctcctcctcctccttcttctcctcctcttcctcctcctccttcttctcctcctcctcctccttcttctcctcctcctcctccttcttcttctcctcctcctcctcctcctcctcctcttcctcctcctcttcctcctcctcctcctcctcttcctcctcctcctccttctcttcctcctcctcctccttctcttcctcctccttcttctcctcctcctccttcttctcctcctcttcctcctcctcctccttctcctcttcctcatccttctcctcctcctcttcctcctccttctcctcctcctcctccttctcctcctcctcctcctccttctcctcctcctcctccttctcctcctcctcctccttcttctcctcctccttcttctcctcctcctccttcttctcctcctcctcctccttctcctcctcctcctccttctcctcctcctccttcttctcctcctcctcctccttcttctcctcctccttcttctcctcctcctcctcctccttctcctcctcctcctccttcttctcctcctcttcctcctcctccttctcctcctcctcctcctccttcttctcctcctcctcctccttcttcttctcctcctcctcctcctcctcctcctcttcctcctcctcttcctcctcctcttcctcctcctcctcctcctcttcctcctcctcctcttcctcctcc tcctcctcctcctcttcctcctcctcctcttcctcctcctcctcttcctcctcctcctcttcctcctcctcctcttcctcctcctcctcttcctcctcctcctcttcctcctcctcttcctcctcctcctcttcctcctcctcttcctcctcctcttcctcc